The window CAGCGCCGGCTCGACGAGCACCAGCGCACGCACATCGAGGACGCCGCGGTGCGCGGCGAGAGCGGCAGGGACACCGCCGAGCGAATGGGCGAAGACGGTGAGGGGAGAGCCCGCATGCTCGGCCTCCAGAACCGCCACCCGCTCGGGGACAGCGGCATCCTTGTCGAACGCGACAAAAGTTCCCGACGAGGGATCGATCGTCGGCCAGGCCTGCGCCCCGGTGCGCCCGCTGCCGTGAACGTACACGTGTCTCATGGACGCAGACGCTACCAGCGCCGCGGTCGGCCCCGTCCGGGTTTGGCGCTTCGCCGCGCTCAAGCGACACGTCGGGACGGCGCCGCGGTGCGGCGGAGGGGTTGCCGTCCGGTTTGGCCGGTTCCTGCGTGTGGAAGCGGCAATTTGGGACGGCGTCGTGGCGCGCGCCCGGGGGTTGCCGTCCGGGTTGGTTGGTTCCTGCGTCTGGAGGCGGCAATTTGGGACGGCGTTGTGGCGCGCGGTCGGGTCCCGTCCGGTTTTGTCGCTTCGCCGCGCTCGAGCGACACGTCGGGACGGCGTTGTGGCGCGCGCCCGGGTGTTGCCGTCCGGTTTGGTCGGTTCCTGCGTGTGGAAGCGGCAATTTGGGACGGCGTCGTGGCGCGCGCTCGGGCCCCGTCCGGTTTTGTCGCTTCGCCGCGCTGAAGCGACACGTTGGGACGGCGTGTGGGGCGCGCCCGGGGGATGCCGTCCGGTTTGGTCGGTTCGCGGGTGCGGAAGCGACGCTTCGGGACGGCGCGGGCGCGGCGCCCCGCCGGCGTGCCACCTGAGCGCGCGAGGAACAGGGGAGCGACCCCCGTAGGCTGGAGTCATGGCGGAGAAGTGGTCACTGGGGCGCGCGCTGCGCGGCATGTTCGTCAGGCCGACGATCGACGAGACGACGTGGGAAGACCTCGAAACGGCGTTGCTGACGGCAGACTTCGGCCCCGACATCACCGAGCGCATCGTCGACGAGCTGCGCGAGAAGGTCGAGCGGTTCCACACCACCGATCCGCAGGATCTGCAGCGGATGCTCAAAGAGACGCTCGAGGAGCATTTTGCGAAATTCGACACGACGCTGAAGCTGACCGAGCGGCCCGCAGTGGTGCTGGTGGTCGGCGTGAACGGCGTCGGCAAGACGACGACGATCGGCAAGTTCGCGAAGTTCCTGCAGCGTTACAACCGATCGGTTGTGGTCGGCGCGGCCGACACTTTCCGTGCCGCCGCGGTCGATCAGCTCGCGACGTGGGCCGAACGAGCCGGCGCAGCCATCGTGCGGCCCCAGCAGGAGGGCCAGGACCCGGCATCCGTGGCGTTCCAGACGATCGAGTACGCGAAACGCAGCGGCACCGAGATCGTGATCGTCGACACCGCCGGCAGGCTGCACACCAAGGGCGGTCTGATGGATGAGCTGACCAAGATCCGCCGGGTCATCGAGAAGCAGGCCCCCATCAGTGAAGTGCTGTTGGTGCTGGATGCCACGACCGGGCAGAACGGGGTGATGCAGGCAGAGGCCTTCCTGGAGCACGCCGGTGTCACCGGGCTCGTGCTGACCAAGCTCGACGGCTCTGCCAAGGGCGGTTTCGTGCTGGCGGTACAAGAGCGCACCGGCATTCCCGTGAAGCTCCTCGGGCAGGGCGAGGGGATCGGCGACCTGACCGGCTTCACGCCGCACGTGTTCGCGGCATCCCTCGTGGAATGACCCCACGGGCTACCGCAAGAGGCGAGAGGCTGGTTTCATAAGGACATGGCGATCGAACACGACTACTTCGGACTTCTCGAATCCGGCCCGGACGGTTCGATCTTCTGGTCTGAGACGATCGAGCTGGGCGACCAAGCGGTGTCGGTGGATCTGACGGCCCCCGATGAAGACGACGTCGCGCCGGCGGCACTGGATGTCGCGGCCGCGATGATCACGTCACTGGAGTCGGTCGATCGCTCGGCACGCAGTGCCATGCTCTCCGAGCTCGACGACCGTACCAGCGAGGTGATCGAGTACATCCTGCAGCAGCAAGAGGAGCTGGGCGATGATCTCGAAGACCTGCTGGTGGACATCTCCGGCGACACGCACGTCGACATCATCCGCTCGCTACGGCTGATGAGCATGACGATCTTGGCCGACGAGCATGGCGGCACCGACCCCTTCGCGGTGCTCGAATACGCGCTGGATCCGGATGCGACCGACGACGTGCTGCTGGTGAATCTGAACACCGACGGCGATGTGCAGTCGGTGACCAGCGCCGACTGACTCAGACCGCCTGGGCGAATCCGAGCTCGGGATGCACGTCGGCGGCGATGTGCTGCAGATGCGCCGGGATCTCGCGCCGCTTCGAGATCATCGACTGCGCCCACAGACGTCCGGCACGATACGACGAGCGCACCAGGGGCCCTGCCAGCACACCGAGGAAGCCGATGCGCTCGGCCTCTTCTTTGAACGCGATGAACTGGTCGGGCTTGACCCAGCGCGCGACCGGCAGGTGCCGCGGGGAGGGGCGCAGATACTGCGTGATGGTGATGATGTCGCATCCCGCATCGTGCAAGTCGTGCAGCGCCTGAACCACTTCGTGGTCCTCCTCGCCCATTCCCAGGATCAGGTTCGATTTGGTGATGAGACCCGCATCGCGGGCCTGCGTGAGCACATTGAGCGAGCGTTCGTAGCGGAAGGCCGGGCGGATGCGCTTGAAGATACGCGGCACGGTCTCAAGATTGTGAGCGAACACCTCGGGGCGGGCGTCGAAGATCTGGCCCAGCAGTGCGGGGTCGCCGTTGTGCTCGTTGGCCAGCAGCTCGACCCCGGTACCGGGGTTCTTCTCGTGGATCTGCCGGACCGTCTCGGCGTTCAGCCACGCACCGGTGTCGGGCAGGTCGTCGCGGGCGACACTGGTCACGGTCGCATAGCGCAGCCCCATCCGCTGCACGCTCTCCGCGACCCGGCGGGGCTCATCGGTGTCATACGCGGCGGGCTTGCCGGTGTCGATCTGGCAGAAATCGCATCGCCGGGTGCACTGCGACCCGCCGATCAGGAACGTCGCCTCGCGGTCTTCCCAGCACTCGTAGATGTTGGGGCACCCCGCCTCCTGACACACGGTGTGCAGGCCCTCATCGCGCACCAGGTGTTGCAGCTCGGTGTACTGCGGGCCCATCTTGGCCTTGGTGCGGATCCATTCCGGCTTGCGCTCGATCGGCGTCTCGGCGTTGCGGATCTCCAGGCGCAGCAGGCGGCGCCCATCCGGGGCGGCGGTCATGCCGGCACCGCCGCGAATTCGGTCTGGAAGATGCGTGTCACCGTCTCGAGGATGTCGGCGGGGGAGACATCCCGCCCCACCACCTCGCTGACCGTCGTGACCCCGGCATCCGTGATGCCGCACGGGATGATGTTGCGGAACCCGGAGAGCGAATTGTCGCAGTTGACAGCGAAGCCGTGCATTGTCACGCCCTTTTCGACACGCACTCCGATCGCGGCGATCTTGTCTTCGGAGAGCGGCCGGCGCACCCACACGCCGCTGCGGCCGGGCACCTGGTAACCCTCGACGCCGTGCTCGGCCAGCGCCGCGATGAGCAGACGTTCGATGCGCCGCACATGCGCGACGACATCGATGGGCTCCACGAGCTGCACGATCGGGTAGCCCACCAGCTGGCCGGGGCCATGCCAGGTGATCTTGCCTCCGCGGTCGACGTCGATGACCTCGGTGCCGTCCTGGGGGCGTTCCTGCGGCTCAGTGCGTTTGCCCGCCGTGTACACCGCCTCGTGCTCCAGCACGATCAGGGTGTCGGCGCGGGTGCCGGCGACGACGTCGGCGTGGATGCTGCGCTGCAGCGTCCATCCGTCGCGGTAAGGGACGTAGTCGGGACCCAGCCCGGCATTGTGGATCTCCAGCACGGAATCTCCTCGTGGGTGATATTGGATGCGGTCCAACAATACGCCCGCCGCGTCGGGAACCCGTACTCTGGGGGCGTGTCCGATCCTGCTGTCTCGCGCCCCGGCCGGCCGAAGGTATCGTCGCGCGCGACATTGGCCGAGGCCGCCTGCGAGTTGTTCCTCGAACAGGGCTTCGCCGCGACCGCGATCGTCGACATCACCCGACGTGCCGGGGTGAGCCGCTCGAGCTTCTTCAACTACTTCGGGTCGAAGAGCGACATTCTGTGGGCGGTGTTCGATGAACGAATGGATGCCGCGCTGCGGCGGCTCTCGGCCGGTGACGAGGTGCGTCCCGCCCTGGCACAGATCGCCGGCGACTTCGCTCCCGACGCACTGGCACTGGCGCTCGTGAACGCCGAGGCGATGGGCATCGCAGACGAACTGGACCGCGAGGCCGCGGTGCGCCGCGCGCGGATCGCCGATGCCGCCGCCCATCGCTTGGAACAGGCCGGCCTCGAGTCGCTGCGCGCCGCGGTCATGGGGGCGGCCTTCGCCGGTGCCGTCTGGGCGGCCGTGCGCGCCTGGGCGCATGATGGCGCCGGACGCGCGCCCCTGCAGCCGACGCTTGAGCGGGCTCTCGCACTGGTGCCGGATCTGCTCCCGTAGAATCGGGGGATCATGGCTACATTCGGCACCCTCTCCGATCGGCTCACCGAGACCTTTCGCAATCTGCGCACCAAGGGCAAGCTCACGCCCGCTGATGTCGACGGCACCGTCCGCGAGATCCGGCGTGCGCTGCTCGATGCCGACGTCGCTCTCACGGTCGTCAAGGACTTCACGGCGAAGGTCCGCGAGCGTGCCCTTTCTGACGAGGTCAATCGTGCGCTGAACCCGGCGCAGCAGGTCGTGCAGATCGTCAACGAAGAACTCATCGCGATTCTCGGTGGCGAGCAGCGTCGGCTGCAGTTCGCGAAGAACCCGCCGACGATCATCATGCTCGCTGGGCTCCAGGGGTCGGGTAAGACGACCTTCGCGGGAAAGCTCGCCAAACAGCTGGAGAAGGACGGGCACACGCCGCTGCTGATCGCCGCCGACCTGCAGCGCCCGAATGCCGTGAACCAGCTGCAGGTGGTCGCCGAGCAGGCCGGTGCCGCGATCTATGCGCCCGAACCGGGCAACGGCGTGGGCGACCCGGTGCGGGTGGCCCGCGACGGCGTCGAGCACGCCCGGCGTGCCCTCCACGACATCGTGATCATCGACACCGCGGGCCGCTTGGGTGTGGATGCCGAGTTGATGAAGCAGGCCGCCGACATCCGTGCGGCCACCCAGCCCGACGAGGTGCTGTTCGTCATCGACGCGATGATCGGACAGGACGCGGTCAACACGGCCAAGGCCTTCCAAGAGGGCGTGGACTTCACCGGTGTCGTCCTCTCCAAGCTCGACGGCGACGCGCGCGGCGGTGCCGCCCTGTCGGTGGCCTCGGTCACCGGTCGCCCCATCATCTTCGCGTCCACCGGCGAAGGGCTCGATGATCTCGAGCCCTTCCACCCCGACCGCATGGCCAGCCGCATCCTGGATCTCGGCGACATCCTGACGCTGATCGAACAGGCACAGGAAGCGTTCGACGAAGAAGAGGCGCGCAAGGTCGCCGAGAAGCTGGCGACCGAGCAGTT is drawn from Microbacterium protaetiae and contains these coding sequences:
- the ftsY gene encoding signal recognition particle-docking protein FtsY; the encoded protein is MAEKWSLGRALRGMFVRPTIDETTWEDLETALLTADFGPDITERIVDELREKVERFHTTDPQDLQRMLKETLEEHFAKFDTTLKLTERPAVVLVVGVNGVGKTTTIGKFAKFLQRYNRSVVVGAADTFRAAAVDQLATWAERAGAAIVRPQQEGQDPASVAFQTIEYAKRSGTEIVIVDTAGRLHTKGGLMDELTKIRRVIEKQAPISEVLLVLDATTGQNGVMQAEAFLEHAGVTGLVLTKLDGSAKGGFVLAVQERTGIPVKLLGQGEGIGDLTGFTPHVFAASLVE
- a CDS encoding DUF2004 domain-containing protein, producing MAIEHDYFGLLESGPDGSIFWSETIELGDQAVSVDLTAPDEDDVAPAALDVAAAMITSLESVDRSARSAMLSELDDRTSEVIEYILQQQEELGDDLEDLLVDISGDTHVDIIRSLRLMSMTILADEHGGTDPFAVLEYALDPDATDDVLLVNLNTDGDVQSVTSAD
- the lipA gene encoding lipoyl synthase; translated protein: MTAAPDGRRLLRLEIRNAETPIERKPEWIRTKAKMGPQYTELQHLVRDEGLHTVCQEAGCPNIYECWEDREATFLIGGSQCTRRCDFCQIDTGKPAAYDTDEPRRVAESVQRMGLRYATVTSVARDDLPDTGAWLNAETVRQIHEKNPGTGVELLANEHNGDPALLGQIFDARPEVFAHNLETVPRIFKRIRPAFRYERSLNVLTQARDAGLITKSNLILGMGEEDHEVVQALHDLHDAGCDIITITQYLRPSPRHLPVARWVKPDQFIAFKEEAERIGFLGVLAGPLVRSSYRAGRLWAQSMISKRREIPAHLQHIAADVHPELGFAQAV
- the lipB gene encoding lipoyl(octanoyl) transferase LipB; translation: MLEIHNAGLGPDYVPYRDGWTLQRSIHADVVAGTRADTLIVLEHEAVYTAGKRTEPQERPQDGTEVIDVDRGGKITWHGPGQLVGYPIVQLVEPIDVVAHVRRIERLLIAALAEHGVEGYQVPGRSGVWVRRPLSEDKIAAIGVRVEKGVTMHGFAVNCDNSLSGFRNIIPCGITDAGVTTVSEVVGRDVSPADILETVTRIFQTEFAAVPA
- a CDS encoding TetR/AcrR family transcriptional regulator, producing the protein MSDPAVSRPGRPKVSSRATLAEAACELFLEQGFAATAIVDITRRAGVSRSSFFNYFGSKSDILWAVFDERMDAALRRLSAGDEVRPALAQIAGDFAPDALALALVNAEAMGIADELDREAAVRRARIADAAAHRLEQAGLESLRAAVMGAAFAGAVWAAVRAWAHDGAGRAPLQPTLERALALVPDLLP
- the ffh gene encoding signal recognition particle protein — its product is MATFGTLSDRLTETFRNLRTKGKLTPADVDGTVREIRRALLDADVALTVVKDFTAKVRERALSDEVNRALNPAQQVVQIVNEELIAILGGEQRRLQFAKNPPTIIMLAGLQGSGKTTFAGKLAKQLEKDGHTPLLIAADLQRPNAVNQLQVVAEQAGAAIYAPEPGNGVGDPVRVARDGVEHARRALHDIVIIDTAGRLGVDAELMKQAADIRAATQPDEVLFVIDAMIGQDAVNTAKAFQEGVDFTGVVLSKLDGDARGGAALSVASVTGRPIIFASTGEGLDDLEPFHPDRMASRILDLGDILTLIEQAQEAFDEEEARKVAEKLATEQFTLEDFLEQMQQMRKMGSMKKMLGMLPGMGQMKQQLDDFDEREVDRTEAIIRSMTPAERRNTKLLNGSRRLRIARGAGMTVTDVNQLVQRFEQAAKMMKTVARGGVPNIPGMGAMGKPGASSKRGKQQKKKKGSRSGNPAKRAAENAGLGAQTAPSTGSGFGLSGKKVPTETDIAELQKMLGNG